A genomic region of Streptococcus suis contains the following coding sequences:
- a CDS encoding AEC family transporter yields the protein MNELELLARALGFIFVIGLGYTLKAKGIVRREDATIFSSLVMNITLPASLLVASATAQVSIDLYVPFILGILCNLFLDMVGYWEAKKSGQQTSVGLMQLSGYNIGTFTLPFVQAFFPLSSLLSVIVFDAGNAIMVLGGNYSIAAGVDEEQERMTVATFIKNLSRSVPLVVYLVSLSLAICSIKLPRELISALTIASNANPFLAMLMLGILLDLKLNWKEISRLAYLLSLRLGANILIAGVIYFLLPIDKTMKIMLLVCLVSPISVMSPIYALKLGSRSAEPANVNSLSILVSLVMMVLLIFLFV from the coding sequence ATGAATGAACTTGAATTATTAGCTCGTGCTCTTGGTTTTATCTTTGTTATCGGTTTAGGTTATACATTAAAAGCCAAAGGGATTGTTCGAAGGGAGGATGCGACAATCTTTTCTAGCTTAGTGATGAATATTACGCTACCAGCCTCTCTCCTTGTAGCTTCAGCGACAGCCCAAGTATCTATAGATTTATATGTTCCCTTCATATTAGGAATTCTTTGTAATCTTTTTTTGGATATGGTGGGATACTGGGAGGCAAAGAAGTCTGGTCAACAGACTTCCGTCGGTCTTATGCAGTTATCAGGCTATAATATCGGAACCTTTACACTCCCATTTGTACAAGCTTTTTTTCCGCTATCTAGTCTACTAAGCGTCATCGTATTTGATGCGGGGAATGCAATCATGGTTTTAGGTGGGAATTACAGTATCGCAGCTGGTGTGGATGAAGAGCAGGAAAGAATGACCGTTGCAACTTTTATAAAGAATCTTTCACGCTCAGTTCCACTAGTAGTCTATCTAGTTAGCCTATCGTTAGCAATCTGTTCTATCAAACTTCCACGCGAACTTATCTCTGCGCTGACGATAGCCAGTAACGCCAATCCTTTTTTAGCCATGCTCATGTTGGGAATCTTGCTTGATTTAAAATTGAATTGGAAAGAAATTAGTCGATTGGCCTATCTTCTCTCTTTGAGGCTAGGTGCGAATATTCTAATAGCAGGGGTCATTTATTTTCTTCTACCTATTGATAAAACGATGAAAATCATGTTACTGGTCTGTCTAGTCTCTCCGATTTCAGTCATGTCCCCAATATATGCATTAAAGTTAGGTAGTCGCTCAGCTGAACCTGCCAATGTTAACTCCTTATCTATTTTGGTCAGTCTAGTCATGATGGTTCTTCTTATTTTTCTATTCGTTTAA
- the pepT gene encoding peptidase T yields the protein MKYPTLLDRFLVYVKENTRSDENSTTTPSTQNQVEFAQNILLPEMKRIGLQNVHYLPNGFAVGTLPANDPSLTRKIGFIAHMDTADFNAEGVNPQIIENYDGNPIALGTSGYQLHPKDFPQLANYQGQTLITTDGTTLLGSDDKSGIAEIMTAVEFLVQNPDIKHCEIRVGFGPDEEIGVGADKFDVEDFDVDFAYTMDGGPLGELQYETFSAAGAKIDFLGRNVHPGSAKDQMINAFQLAIDFHNALPETDRPEKTEGYEGFFHLMNMEGSVDTASTTYIIRDFEEEDFLARKQLMLDIAEKMNANFDTPRVIVNLHDQYYNMKKIIEKDMTPINIAKDVMENLGIKPLIEPVRGGTDGSKISFMGIPTPNIFAGGENMHGRFEFVSLQTMEKAVDVILGIVSYK from the coding sequence ATGAAATACCCAACACTCTTAGACCGTTTCTTGGTCTATGTCAAAGAAAATACTCGCTCAGATGAAAATTCGACAACCACTCCTTCTACCCAGAACCAAGTCGAATTTGCACAGAATATCCTTCTGCCTGAAATGAAACGTATCGGCTTACAGAATGTCCACTACCTGCCAAATGGTTTTGCTGTGGGAACACTACCTGCCAACGACCCAAGTTTGACGCGTAAGATTGGCTTCATCGCCCACATGGATACGGCGGATTTCAACGCAGAAGGTGTGAATCCTCAGATCATCGAAAACTACGACGGCAACCCAATTGCCTTGGGAACTTCTGGCTACCAATTGCATCCAAAAGACTTCCCACAACTCGCCAACTACCAGGGTCAAACACTGATTACCACAGACGGTACCACCTTGCTAGGCTCTGATGACAAGTCAGGCATTGCAGAAATCATGACAGCGGTTGAATTCCTAGTCCAAAACCCTGACATCAAGCACTGCGAAATCCGTGTGGGCTTTGGTCCTGACGAAGAAATCGGTGTCGGTGCAGACAAGTTTGATGTAGAAGACTTCGATGTGGACTTTGCCTACACTATGGACGGTGGACCGCTGGGCGAACTCCAGTACGAAACCTTCTCAGCAGCAGGTGCCAAGATTGATTTCCTTGGACGCAATGTCCACCCAGGTTCAGCAAAAGACCAGATGATTAATGCCTTCCAATTGGCTATTGACTTCCACAATGCCCTTCCTGAAACAGACCGCCCAGAAAAAACTGAAGGGTATGAGGGTTTCTTCCATTTGATGAACATGGAAGGCAGTGTCGATACTGCTTCTACTACCTACATCATCCGTGACTTTGAGGAAGAGGATTTCCTTGCCCGCAAACAGCTCATGTTAGATATTGCTGAAAAAATGAATGCCAATTTTGACACTCCACGTGTCATTGTCAACCTACATGATCAGTACTACAACATGAAGAAAATCATCGAAAAAGACATGACCCCAATCAATATCGCTAAGGACGTCATGGAAAATCTAGGCATCAAGCCACTGATTGAGCCTGTTCGCGGCGGAACAGACGGCTCTAAGATTTCCTTCATGGGCATTCCAACGCCAAATATCTTCGCAGGTGGCGAAAACATGCATGGCCGCTTTGAGTTTGTCAGCCTGCAAACCATGGAAAAAGCTGTCGATGTCATTCTCGGAATCGTCTCTTACAAATAA
- a CDS encoding DUF438 domain-containing protein has product MTDQRIDILKNILLDLHNGASPESVQDQFNQHFTGVSALEISLMEHELMSSDTGITFEDVMSLCNIHANLFKGAIADVEVADMDQEGHPVYVFKQENLALRAALLRIRRILDQYEQTEDAELQDQLQQGLTRQFGLLGQFENHYTRKEKVFFPIMERYGHDAPPKVMWGVDDEIRDLFKTARKALEGGDLVATRAYFENFAKEFEEMIFKEEAILLMILLETFTQDDWLQVAEDSDAYGYAIVKPTAKWVPHREAFGEIAEQTAGSLAPQPAGSNQQIIDTPEGQFTITFTPKEKSESVQDRTSPQTFGNGYLSVEQANLILNHLPLELTFVNKDDIFQYYNDSHPVEDMIFKRTPSQIGRHVELCHPPKILDKVKKIFELLRTGQKDQVTMWFKSESMGKFVYVVYKAVRDDQGEFQGVLEYVQNIQPFFEIDSDFHREI; this is encoded by the coding sequence ATGACAGACCAACGGATTGACATTTTGAAGAATATTCTCTTGGACTTGCACAATGGTGCCAGTCCAGAGTCTGTTCAGGACCAGTTTAATCAGCATTTCACAGGAGTTTCTGCCCTCGAAATCTCCTTAATGGAGCATGAGCTCATGTCCAGCGACACGGGCATCACTTTTGAAGACGTCATGAGCCTTTGCAATATCCACGCTAACCTTTTTAAAGGAGCCATTGCAGATGTGGAAGTGGCGGATATGGACCAGGAAGGACACCCTGTCTATGTCTTTAAGCAGGAAAACCTAGCACTGCGAGCGGCTCTTTTACGCATCCGCCGTATTCTTGACCAGTATGAGCAGACAGAAGATGCGGAACTGCAAGACCAGCTCCAACAAGGCTTGACACGCCAGTTTGGCCTCCTCGGTCAGTTTGAGAACCACTACACGCGCAAGGAAAAGGTCTTCTTTCCCATTATGGAACGCTACGGTCACGATGCACCGCCCAAGGTCATGTGGGGCGTGGACGACGAGATTCGAGACCTCTTCAAGACGGCTCGCAAGGCACTTGAAGGAGGTGACCTAGTTGCGACACGTGCTTACTTTGAAAACTTCGCCAAGGAGTTCGAGGAGATGATTTTCAAGGAGGAAGCCATACTTCTCATGATTTTGCTGGAGACATTCACTCAGGATGATTGGCTTCAAGTGGCAGAGGACAGCGACGCCTACGGTTACGCCATTGTCAAGCCGACAGCCAAGTGGGTGCCTCATCGGGAGGCTTTTGGGGAAATAGCAGAGCAGACAGCCGGTAGTCTTGCTCCGCAGCCAGCTGGATCAAACCAGCAGATTATCGATACGCCAGAAGGCCAGTTCACCATTACCTTCACGCCCAAGGAAAAATCGGAATCTGTTCAGGACAGGACCAGTCCGCAGACCTTTGGCAATGGGTACTTGTCTGTTGAACAGGCCAATCTTATTCTCAACCATTTACCGTTGGAACTCACCTTTGTCAACAAGGACGACATTTTCCAATATTATAATGACAGCCACCCTGTTGAAGACATGATTTTCAAACGGACGCCAAGCCAGATTGGACGTCATGTGGAGCTCTGCCATCCACCCAAAATCTTAGACAAGGTCAAGAAGATTTTTGAATTGCTCCGCACTGGGCAAAAAGACCAGGTGACCATGTGGTTCAAGTCCGAGAGTATGGGCAAGTTTGTCTATGTGGTCTATAAGGCCGTGCGTGATGACCAGGGAGAGTTTCAGGGCGTCTTGGAATACGTCCAAAATATCCAACCATTTTTTGAGATTGACAGCGATTTTCATCGGGAAATTTAA
- a CDS encoding Cof-type HAD-IIB family hydrolase → MIKLIALDMDGTLLNEKKELMQPQIDAIHQAVEAGVKIVLCTGRPLAGVKPFIEQLGFDTEEEFIIVNNGCSTHSTKDWSLIDWEELSISDIDYLSTFIENDDVQISLFDEEDYFVLAEKANARVNLDAGLVGMTPQPIDLKEAKSGQHRFFEAMFVGEKEHIDAFENQHNPVLSQGYSTVRSQDYLLEILPNGASKATGLKKLADRLGILPEEIMAMGDANNDLEMIEFAGLGIAMGNANEQVKAIAQDITDTNENNGVAKAIEKHILNK, encoded by the coding sequence ATGATTAAACTAATCGCTCTTGATATGGACGGAACCCTCTTAAACGAGAAAAAAGAGCTGATGCAGCCACAGATTGATGCTATTCATCAGGCTGTTGAAGCGGGCGTCAAGATTGTTCTCTGTACTGGTCGACCCTTGGCTGGTGTGAAGCCTTTCATAGAGCAGCTCGGCTTTGACACCGAGGAAGAATTTATCATTGTCAATAACGGCTGTTCAACCCATTCGACAAAGGATTGGAGCCTGATTGACTGGGAAGAACTATCTATCTCTGATATTGATTATCTTTCTACTTTTATTGAAAATGATGATGTGCAAATTTCTCTCTTTGATGAGGAAGACTACTTCGTTCTTGCAGAAAAAGCCAATGCACGCGTTAATTTAGACGCAGGTTTGGTAGGAATGACTCCTCAACCAATTGATTTAAAAGAAGCCAAGTCAGGTCAGCATCGCTTCTTTGAAGCCATGTTCGTCGGTGAAAAAGAGCATATTGATGCCTTTGAAAATCAACACAATCCTGTACTCAGCCAAGGCTATTCCACCGTTCGTTCACAGGACTATCTCTTGGAAATTTTACCAAACGGTGCAAGCAAGGCCACTGGTTTGAAAAAACTGGCAGACCGCCTCGGTATCCTTCCAGAAGAAATCATGGCTATGGGAGATGCCAACAACGACCTGGAAATGATTGAATTTGCTGGACTTGGTATTGCCATGGGCAACGCTAACGAGCAGGTCAAGGCGATCGCCCAGGACATCACAGACACCAATGAAAACAACGGCGTTGCCAAAGCCATTGAAAAACATATTTTGAACAAATAA
- a CDS encoding ATPase, whose translation MKISVQKESEIYLLTISYTVPTSLAEAWDLLATDSGFARWFPQLNIVGNTLVFEMEGFREVMDLLEYRKNEKIAYRWDSATVSFTLSQLENQTLITFEERIPEDFGNGFANAQKDMTGWLVQNECIKKVLEGQESPVRQPLQEKWRTFLELELEGL comes from the coding sequence ATGAAGATTAGTGTTCAGAAAGAGTCCGAGATATACCTGCTAACTATTTCCTATACTGTTCCAACTAGTTTGGCAGAAGCTTGGGACTTGTTGGCGACAGATAGTGGTTTTGCCCGCTGGTTTCCACAGTTAAACATTGTAGGAAATACGCTGGTTTTTGAAATGGAAGGATTCCGTGAAGTTATGGATTTACTGGAATACCGAAAAAATGAGAAAATTGCCTACAGGTGGGATTCAGCAACAGTTTCATTTACACTGTCCCAGTTAGAAAATCAGACCTTGATTACTTTTGAAGAACGAATTCCAGAAGATTTTGGTAATGGATTTGCGAATGCTCAAAAAGACATGACAGGCTGGTTGGTGCAAAATGAATGTATCAAAAAAGTCTTAGAAGGTCAGGAGTCGCCTGTACGTCAACCCTTGCAGGAAAAGTGGAGGACTTTTCTGGAGCTTGAATTAGAAGGTCTGTGA
- a CDS encoding PadR family transcriptional regulator produces the protein MYYPVSSILIEFLVLAIVEKQDSYGYEISQTIKIVADIKESTLYPILKKLEKAGYVTTYTQEFQGRKRKYYTITPAGREHIPFLQGEWNSYKDHIDGIIEGSLRK, from the coding sequence ATGTACTACCCCGTATCCTCTATCTTGATAGAATTTCTGGTCTTAGCCATTGTAGAAAAGCAAGATTCCTATGGCTATGAAATCAGTCAGACCATCAAGATAGTTGCTGACATAAAGGAGTCCACGCTTTACCCTATCTTGAAAAAATTGGAAAAGGCTGGCTATGTCACCACCTATACCCAAGAATTTCAAGGGAGAAAGCGGAAATACTATACCATCACTCCTGCTGGACGTGAGCACATCCCCTTCCTGCAGGGTGAATGGAATAGCTACAAAGACCATATTGACGGAATTATAGAAGGGAGCTTACGAAAATGA
- a CDS encoding DUF5684 domain-containing protein translates to MTEETLAQGILIGIWGTTLLFSFIWYILVAISNYILFKKAGYAGWKSLIPIYNLYIQQCIAFGYEKRWFILFLLIPLAGPLYGIYLVYNFGRSFGLSAVQAIFYVLLTPIFNLYIAFNDGSRYQGPQEFFID, encoded by the coding sequence ATGACAGAAGAAACATTAGCACAGGGAATTCTCATTGGCATTTGGGGTACAACACTACTATTTTCATTTATTTGGTATATTCTTGTTGCTATTTCCAACTACATCCTCTTCAAAAAAGCAGGCTACGCTGGTTGGAAATCATTGATTCCAATCTACAATCTCTATATCCAACAATGCATCGCCTTTGGCTATGAAAAAAGATGGTTCATTCTATTCTTACTGATTCCACTAGCAGGGCCATTATATGGCATCTATCTCGTTTACAATTTTGGTCGTAGCTTCGGTTTATCAGCTGTACAAGCTATCTTCTATGTTCTTCTTACACCTATCTTTAACCTCTACATCGCCTTTAATGATGGAAGTCGTTACCAAGGTCCACAAGAATTCTTTATTGATTAA
- a CDS encoding DUF1858 domain-containing protein, translated as MNTIDLNLPVAEIINQHPEVKEILVELGFKPLANPAMLNTVGKVTSLKTGSKMTKIPLDRIQQVLECNGYEVIGGEA; from the coding sequence ATGAACACCATCGACCTAAATCTGCCTGTTGCAGAGATTATCAACCAGCACCCAGAAGTCAAGGAGATTCTGGTGGAGCTTGGTTTCAAACCTTTGGCAAATCCAGCCATGCTGAACACAGTTGGCAAGGTGACCAGTCTGAAGACAGGCTCCAAGATGACCAAGATTCCATTAGACCGTATTCAACAGGTCTTGGAATGCAACGGCTACGAGGTAATAGGAGGAGAAGCATGA
- a CDS encoding DUF4097 family beta strand repeat-containing protein has protein sequence MTRADYLNQLEQALFQLHPSARQEALDYFNEYFDEKDNDEEAIIELGTPDEAAKEIIANLPEDALITEKDQASPHSSKPFDFNFDFDFQFDWENFFNNFKHSAYQARERIELTAKIEELPDFSNLQIILEDQALSVQSYDGEVVLLHNPVSEDGSYQAFDYQLVQDSLYLSSKPLPDHLYFSNQQTSSAILKIPKRLLPLTSLNLKTTDSSLTMAAVQASEQLVINVEDSSISMTKVSCPRSALRLEDSTLTISDGQLSELKLEASDAVITLSSMSLSDARITLEDCVWKLKDFVLEKSLICQAEDSVLTYQPSTDISLDIWEEDSSLKLPKDKAFTMMKEGDITHLSYKQENIPAQLVIHCQDCQLNVG, from the coding sequence ATGACACGCGCAGATTATTTGAACCAACTGGAACAAGCATTATTTCAACTTCATCCAAGTGCCAGACAGGAGGCTTTAGACTACTTCAATGAATATTTTGACGAAAAGGATAACGATGAGGAAGCTATTATAGAGCTAGGAACACCTGATGAAGCAGCAAAAGAAATCATTGCCAATCTACCTGAAGATGCCCTAATCACCGAGAAAGACCAAGCAAGTCCACATTCATCTAAACCATTTGATTTCAACTTTGATTTTGATTTTCAATTTGACTGGGAGAATTTTTTCAACAATTTCAAACATTCAGCCTATCAAGCTAGGGAAAGAATTGAATTGACGGCGAAGATTGAAGAATTACCTGATTTTTCAAATCTACAGATTATTCTCGAAGACCAGGCTCTTAGTGTTCAAAGTTACGACGGAGAAGTTGTCTTATTGCACAATCCTGTTTCAGAAGATGGCAGCTACCAGGCTTTTGACTATCAACTAGTCCAAGATAGTTTGTACCTATCTAGCAAGCCACTCCCAGACCACCTCTACTTTTCCAACCAGCAAACCAGCTCTGCTATTCTCAAAATCCCTAAAAGACTCCTGCCCCTTACTAGTCTCAATCTGAAAACGACAGATAGCAGTCTGACGATGGCAGCTGTGCAGGCGAGCGAACAGCTAGTCATCAATGTAGAAGATAGCAGCATCAGCATGACGAAAGTGAGCTGTCCAAGATCTGCTCTACGGTTAGAAGACTCTACACTAACTATCTCAGATGGACAGCTCAGCGAGTTAAAATTGGAAGCCAGCGATGCCGTTATTACTCTCTCAAGCATGAGCCTTTCAGATGCAAGGATAACATTAGAAGACTGTGTCTGGAAGTTGAAGGATTTTGTCCTTGAAAAGAGCCTTATCTGTCAGGCTGAAGATTCTGTCTTAACCTATCAACCAAGTACGGACATCAGTTTGGACATCTGGGAGGAAGATTCTAGCCTTAAACTTCCAAAGGATAAGGCGTTTACAATGATGAAAGAGGGGGACATCACTCATCTCAGCTACAAGCAAGAAAATATCCCTGCTCAGCTAGTTATTCATTGTCAAGACTGCCAGCTAAATGTGGGATAA
- the truB gene encoding tRNA pseudouridine(55) synthase TruB, whose amino-acid sequence MSGIINLKKEAGMTSHDAVFKLRKILQEKKIGHGGTLDPDVTGVLPIAVGKATRMIEYMQDEGKIYEGEITLGYSTTTEDASGDLVERTPVLDIAEQVVDEAMASFVGTITQIPPMYSAVKVNGRKLYEYARAGEEVERPQRQIDIYGFERTSPIELADDCARFTFRVRCGKGTYVRTLSVDLGAKLGYASHMSKLERTGSAGMDLADALTLEEISLLVAENDFSFLQPIERGIGDLPVVELKEEQVQDATFGRFVELDAEAERLAGFHDGQLIAIFEKRDQLYKPSKVLV is encoded by the coding sequence ATTTCAGGAATTATTAATTTAAAAAAAGAGGCGGGGATGACCTCGCATGATGCAGTTTTTAAACTCCGAAAGATTCTGCAGGAGAAGAAGATTGGGCACGGTGGGACGCTAGATCCAGATGTGACTGGGGTTCTGCCAATTGCAGTCGGCAAGGCTACTCGTATGATTGAGTACATGCAGGATGAGGGGAAAATCTACGAGGGGGAGATTACTCTGGGCTACTCGACCACGACCGAAGATGCGTCGGGCGACCTTGTTGAGCGGACACCGGTTTTGGACATAGCAGAGCAGGTAGTTGATGAGGCTATGGCTAGTTTTGTCGGTACTATTACCCAGATTCCGCCTATGTATTCCGCCGTCAAAGTAAATGGCCGCAAGCTATACGAATACGCACGGGCGGGTGAAGAAGTCGAACGTCCCCAACGCCAAATTGACATATATGGTTTTGAACGTACCAGTCCTATTGAATTGGCAGATGACTGTGCACGATTTACCTTCCGAGTTCGTTGTGGAAAGGGCACCTACGTCCGTACTCTTTCTGTTGACTTAGGGGCTAAGTTAGGCTACGCCAGCCACATGTCTAAGTTGGAACGAACTGGGTCAGCAGGAATGGACCTAGCGGACGCCTTAACTTTGGAAGAAATTTCTTTACTGGTAGCAGAAAATGATTTTTCATTTCTCCAACCTATTGAACGTGGTATCGGGGATTTACCTGTTGTAGAATTGAAAGAAGAGCAGGTGCAAGATGCTACATTTGGTCGATTTGTAGAATTGGATGCAGAAGCAGAGCGCTTAGCAGGCTTTCATGATGGTCAGTTGATTGCTATTTTTGAAAAACGCGACCAGCTGTATAAACCGAGCAAGGTTTTGGTCTAA
- a CDS encoding GNAT family N-acetyltransferase, with protein MIVPLQFEHILQLDEAFQKQGWPSRKEILTNYLREQEKGERIVLVAEEAGVCKGYITLIKQVKEGPFYQSGIPEIADFNVFEDFQKQGIGWQLLDAICQLASEFTDIVGIGVGLNANYGKAQRLYVKHGFIPDGSGVWYRGRSLPVGAKAYNDDELALYFTKKL; from the coding sequence ATGATTGTTCCGCTACAATTTGAGCATATACTTCAACTTGATGAGGCCTTCCAGAAGCAAGGTTGGCCCTCCCGCAAAGAGATTTTAACCAACTATCTAAGGGAACAAGAAAAGGGAGAACGTATCGTCCTAGTTGCCGAAGAAGCAGGAGTTTGCAAGGGCTACATTACCTTGATTAAGCAAGTGAAGGAGGGGCCGTTTTACCAATCTGGAATACCTGAAATTGCTGATTTCAATGTTTTTGAAGACTTTCAAAAACAGGGGATAGGTTGGCAACTATTAGATGCTATCTGTCAGCTTGCCTCAGAATTCACGGATATAGTAGGTATTGGAGTTGGTTTGAATGCAAATTATGGAAAGGCTCAACGGCTCTATGTAAAACATGGTTTTATACCAGACGGAAGCGGTGTCTGGTACCGAGGGCGCTCTTTGCCGGTAGGTGCTAAAGCCTATAACGATGATGAATTGGCCTTGTATTTTACAAAAAAGTTATAG
- a CDS encoding DUF1700 domain-containing protein — MNRKEYLQKLEKQLKYLPKEDFQDTLDYFNEYFDEKENDEQAIQELGSPKEAAREILANLYDKERIEDKPNTSNMVWLTILAILAAPIGVPLAITLVALFITLLLIIFSLFLLLISLWIVLLSLAIAQMLLAFDLFTLSWSSSLLFTGLAFICLALTLLGSKFTLDLGSKTFLLVLHWIQRTIRKGGYHETA, encoded by the coding sequence ATGAACCGAAAGGAATATTTACAGAAACTCGAGAAACAGCTAAAGTATCTACCAAAAGAAGATTTTCAGGATACCTTAGACTATTTCAATGAATATTTTGACGAAAAGGAAAACGATGAGCAAGCTATTCAAGAGCTAGGCAGTCCAAAAGAAGCAGCCCGCGAAATCCTAGCAAATCTCTATGATAAAGAGAGGATTGAAGATAAGCCAAATACAAGCAATATGGTCTGGTTGACCATCCTCGCTATCCTTGCCGCACCAATCGGCGTCCCCCTAGCAATCACTTTGGTCGCCCTCTTCATCACCCTTCTCCTAATCATCTTTAGCCTCTTTCTGCTCCTTATCTCACTCTGGATTGTCCTCCTCAGCCTCGCAATCGCCCAGATGCTCCTCGCCTTTGACCTCTTCACGCTCTCATGGTCCTCCTCTCTCCTCTTCACAGGCCTCGCCTTCATCTGTTTGGCACTCACCCTCTTGGGTAGTAAATTCACTCTAGACCTTGGAAGCAAAACCTTCTTGCTTGTTTTACACTGGATACAAAGAACGATCCGCAAAGGAGGCTATCATGAAACAGCTTAA
- a CDS encoding DUF2130 domain-containing protein gives MHQITCPHCGTAFQVNETEYSQLLAQVRGAEFDKEIHERLERERELLSQKAENDLQARLSDKDKEILELTAKLDKFASQTELEISSAISQKDQEIQELKAQLGQIGLAKDLELQQAVAQVEKERDAAQNALVLQEQKQELALATTRQEYEVRLKAADEQVEFYKNFKAQQSTKAIGESLEQFAEAEFNKVRSYAFPRAKFAKDNEVSASGSKGDFIFRDFDESGLEFISIMFEMKNEADTTKTKHKNADFFKELDKDRREKKCEYAVLVSMLEADNDYYNTGIVDVSHEYEKMYVIRPQFFIQLIGILRNAALNSLQYKQELALVKEQNIDITHFEEDLEIFKNAFAKNYQSASNNFQKAIDEIDKAIKRMEAVKAALTTSENQLRLANNKLDDVSVKKLTRNNPTMKAKFEALRED, from the coding sequence ATGCATCAAATTACTTGTCCCCATTGTGGGACGGCCTTTCAGGTCAATGAAACAGAATATAGTCAGCTTTTAGCCCAGGTGCGTGGTGCGGAGTTTGACAAGGAAATCCATGAACGATTGGAGCGGGAACGAGAATTATTAAGCCAGAAGGCTGAAAATGATTTGCAGGCTAGATTGAGTGATAAGGATAAGGAGATTCTGGAACTGACCGCAAAACTTGATAAATTTGCTAGTCAGACGGAACTGGAAATCAGCTCTGCTATTTCCCAAAAAGACCAAGAAATCCAAGAGCTTAAGGCTCAGTTGGGGCAAATCGGTCTTGCCAAGGACTTGGAGTTGCAGCAGGCGGTAGCTCAGGTGGAAAAAGAGCGGGATGCGGCACAAAATGCTTTGGTTTTGCAGGAACAAAAGCAAGAGTTAGCCCTGGCGACCACTCGTCAGGAGTACGAAGTACGGCTCAAGGCGGCGGATGAGCAGGTGGAATTTTACAAAAATTTCAAGGCCCAGCAGTCTACTAAGGCAATTGGTGAGAGCTTGGAGCAGTTTGCTGAGGCGGAGTTTAACAAGGTTCGCTCCTATGCTTTTCCACGTGCCAAATTTGCGAAGGACAACGAAGTATCAGCGTCCGGTTCAAAAGGAGATTTCATCTTCCGTGATTTTGACGAGTCGGGCTTGGAATTTATTTCCATCATGTTCGAAATGAAAAACGAGGCAGATACGACCAAGACCAAGCATAAAAACGCTGATTTCTTTAAGGAGTTGGATAAGGACCGTCGGGAGAAAAAATGCGAATATGCTGTATTAGTCAGCATGCTAGAGGCGGACAATGACTATTACAATACAGGGATTGTGGATGTTAGTCATGAATATGAGAAGATGTATGTTATCCGACCACAGTTCTTTATCCAATTAATCGGAATTTTACGAAATGCTGCGCTTAATAGTCTGCAATACAAGCAGGAGTTAGCCTTGGTTAAGGAGCAGAATATCGATATTACTCATTTTGAAGAAGATTTGGAAATTTTCAAGAATGCTTTTGCAAAAAACTATCAATCGGCCAGCAACAATTTCCAAAAGGCTATTGATGAAATCGACAAGGCAATCAAGCGGATGGAAGCTGTCAAGGCAGCCCTGACCACCAGCGAAAACCAGCTTCGCCTAGCCAATAATAAATTAGACGATGTCTCCGTCAAAAAACTAACCCGCAATAACCCAACCATGAAAGCCAAGTTTGAGGCGTTGAGGGAGGATTGA